Proteins co-encoded in one Phycisphaerae bacterium genomic window:
- the nadB gene encoding L-aspartate oxidase: MNDKAATLKKPDLRRYLVPINTAATQQLFTDCLIIGAGVAGLRAAIEAAANGCEVVLVCKKTLEDSNTWNAQGGIASVLDAGDSFASHIKDTLNTGCGICDNDTVERVVNDGPGLVRELLKWGAEFDKKQDGSISITLEGGHSHARIAHALGDNTGKAIAQALINKVRQFDNITIIENYYTVDLITSDDGDCLGVIGHNSKGMMEIIWAKTTILATGGAGRLYRETTNPEVATADGLAVAARAGAVLCDMEFMQFHPTTLYIAGASRALITETLRGEGAILRDINNYAFMAEYHRDAELASRDIVSRAILSQMLKTGATHVFLDIRHFDKNYFAKRFPLISELVTSFDIDISKDLIPVRPSAHYMIGGVKTDSMARTNIANLFACGEVASTGLHGANRLGSNSLLEGLVFGRIAGSQAAEQSSRDGVSLKKFRYDIPQSDRSRLDTADVLNSLRSLMWRNVGITRLAKPLAEAQEIISFWQRYVLDKVFDLPQGWECQNMLTVCLMMAKAAEARTESRGVHFRSDFPQADDKNFKTHIEFV; encoded by the coding sequence ATGAATGATAAGGCTGCGACATTGAAAAAACCTGACTTGAGACGTTACCTTGTGCCGATAAATACCGCTGCGACCCAGCAGCTTTTTACGGATTGTTTAATAATAGGCGCCGGTGTGGCGGGGCTTCGCGCGGCGATTGAAGCGGCGGCAAATGGTTGTGAAGTTGTGCTGGTCTGCAAAAAGACGCTCGAAGACAGCAATACGTGGAACGCTCAGGGCGGCATCGCGTCGGTACTTGATGCCGGCGACAGTTTCGCTTCGCATATTAAAGATACATTAAATACCGGTTGCGGTATATGTGATAACGATACAGTAGAACGGGTCGTAAATGATGGTCCCGGCCTTGTGAGAGAACTGCTCAAATGGGGCGCTGAATTCGACAAGAAACAGGATGGTTCAATCTCCATTACGCTCGAAGGCGGGCATAGTCACGCTCGTATCGCTCATGCCCTCGGCGACAATACCGGCAAAGCGATTGCACAGGCGCTTATAAATAAGGTCAGACAGTTTGATAACATAACCATTATCGAAAACTACTATACAGTAGACCTTATTACAAGCGATGACGGCGACTGTCTGGGCGTAATTGGTCATAACTCCAAAGGAATGATGGAAATCATCTGGGCAAAGACGACTATCCTTGCCACGGGCGGCGCAGGCAGGCTGTATCGCGAGACAACCAATCCGGAAGTCGCTACCGCCGACGGCCTTGCTGTAGCTGCGCGGGCAGGCGCGGTTTTATGCGATATGGAATTTATGCAGTTTCATCCGACTACGCTTTATATAGCCGGTGCGTCGAGGGCGCTTATAACAGAGACTCTCCGCGGCGAAGGAGCGATTCTGCGGGATATCAATAATTATGCCTTTATGGCGGAGTATCATCGCGACGCCGAACTTGCGTCACGCGATATTGTCAGCAGGGCGATTCTGTCTCAAATGCTCAAAACAGGTGCGACACATGTTTTTCTGGATATTCGCCATTTCGACAAGAATTATTTCGCGAAGCGTTTTCCGCTAATCAGCGAACTTGTGACAAGTTTCGATATCGATATAAGCAAAGACCTGATACCTGTTCGTCCGAGTGCCCATTATATGATTGGCGGCGTAAAGACGGATAGTATGGCACGAACGAATATCGCCAATCTTTTTGCCTGCGGCGAAGTTGCCTCGACGGGTCTGCACGGCGCAAACAGGCTCGGCAGTAATTCGCTGCTTGAAGGGCTGGTCTTTGGCAGAATTGCCGGCAGTCAGGCGGCAGAGCAATCCAGCCGGGACGGTGTGAGTCTGAAAAAGTTTCGTTACGATATACCACAATCCGACAGGAGCAGGCTCGATACCGCCGATGTGCTTAATTCGCTTCGTTCGCTTATGTGGCGAAACGTCGGCATAACCCGTCTTGCAAAGCCCCTTGCCGAGGCACAGGAAATTATCTCGTTCTGGCAGCGGTATGTGCTGGATAAGGTTTTCGATTTGCCGCAGGGCTGGGAATGCCAGAATATGCTTACAGTTTGCCTGATGATGGCAAAGGCGGCAGAGGCCCGAACTGAGAGCAGGGGCGTTCATTTCCGCAGCGATTTTCCACAGGCAGATGACAAAAACTTTAAAACTCATATTGAATTTGTATAA
- a CDS encoding transposase codes for MVGYMVTWTTYGTWLQGDRRGFVKDGKTFSGNENLEQANENLRKQDSVVLTFSDRSIILKAILAEAQKIGHNIEAIAVRSNHVHITARPCKETIEQIVSRYKNISRMALSRKERIWTRGFDKQFCFSEQEFRQRIKYVERHNK; via the coding sequence ATGGTCGGTTATATGGTTACATGGACGACTTATGGAACCTGGCTTCAGGGTGACAGGCGAGGTTTTGTAAAGGACGGCAAAACTTTTAGCGGAAATGAGAACCTCGAACAGGCAAATGAAAATTTGCGAAAACAGGACTCTGTTGTCCTGACTTTTTCCGACCGCAGCATTATCTTGAAAGCTATTCTTGCGGAAGCACAGAAAATAGGCCATAATATAGAAGCAATTGCCGTGCGTTCAAATCACGTTCATATTACAGCAAGACCCTGTAAAGAAACAATTGAACAAATTGTCAGCAGATACAAAAATATTTCGAGAATGGCCTTGAGCCGTAAAGAAAGGATTTGGACACGCGGTTTTGACAAGCAATTTTGTTTTTCAGAGCAGGAATTTAGGCAAAGAATAAAATATGTCGAACGACACAACAAATAA
- the bioA gene encoding adenosylmethionine--8-amino-7-oxononanoate transaminase: MNKKTERLIRLDKNYLWHPFTQMKQWLASEPAVIESGDGFYLIDTEGKRYIDGVSSLWCNVHGHRVKKIDDAIREQLDKIAHSTLLGLAQTKSIELAEKLVAIAPKNLQKVFYSDSGATSVEIALKIAYQYYRNKGQKHDKFIALGQSYHGDTIGSVSVGGIELFHSIFKPMLFDTFFVPSPFPYRFDGTAEECRQFTLDKIEKLLKKYSENIAAVIVEPLVQGAAGIIVHPNGFLQGVRELTKKYNVFLIADEVATGFGRTGKMFACENEGVEPDIMCLAKGIIGGYLPLAATLTTQEVFDAFLGNADEFKTFYHGHTYTGNALACAAAIASLELFEENKIIESLPAKIALIADYLEKMARLPFIGDVRQYGLMAGIEIVKDKKTKESFDYEKLIGAKVCSAMRPKGAMMRPLSDVIVLMPPVAIDLDTLQKLLDIVYDTIKNDLPIIIKNV; encoded by the coding sequence ATGAATAAAAAAACGGAACGACTAATACGGCTTGATAAGAATTATCTCTGGCATCCGTTTACGCAGATGAAACAATGGCTGGCCAGTGAGCCGGCGGTTATCGAATCGGGCGACGGGTTCTATTTAATCGATACCGAAGGCAAACGCTATATCGACGGGGTAAGCAGTCTTTGGTGCAATGTCCACGGTCATAGAGTAAAAAAAATCGATGATGCGATAAGAGAACAACTCGACAAAATCGCACATAGCACGCTTTTAGGTCTTGCACAGACGAAGTCAATCGAACTTGCCGAAAAACTTGTCGCGATAGCTCCGAAAAATTTACAAAAGGTTTTCTATTCGGATAGCGGCGCGACAAGCGTTGAAATAGCGTTAAAAATCGCATATCAGTATTATCGAAACAAAGGGCAAAAACACGATAAATTCATCGCATTGGGTCAGTCTTATCACGGCGATACAATCGGTTCGGTAAGCGTCGGCGGGATAGAATTATTCCATTCGATTTTTAAACCAATGCTTTTCGATACTTTTTTTGTGCCATCGCCTTTTCCGTATCGTTTTGACGGGACTGCCGAGGAGTGCAGACAATTTACGCTCGATAAAATTGAAAAACTTTTAAAAAAGTATTCTGAAAATATCGCCGCGGTGATAGTCGAACCGCTTGTTCAGGGCGCCGCTGGAATAATTGTTCATCCTAATGGTTTTTTACAAGGCGTTAGGGAACTTACGAAAAAATATAATGTTTTTCTGATAGCCGATGAGGTCGCGACAGGTTTCGGCAGGACGGGAAAGATGTTCGCCTGTGAAAATGAGGGTGTCGAGCCGGATATTATGTGTCTTGCAAAGGGTATTATCGGCGGCTATCTCCCTTTGGCGGCTACACTTACGACGCAGGAAGTTTTTGATGCATTTTTGGGAAACGCTGACGAATTTAAGACTTTTTATCATGGTCATACATACACCGGCAATGCACTGGCCTGCGCGGCGGCGATTGCCTCGCTTGAACTTTTCGAGGAAAACAAAATCATTGAGTCTTTACCGGCCAAAATTGCTTTGATTGCCGATTATCTTGAAAAAATGGCGAGATTGCCTTTTATCGGCGATGTCCGCCAATATGGTTTGATGGCGGGAATTGAGATTGTAAAAGATAAAAAAACAAAAGAATCTTTTGATTATGAAAAATTGATTGGCGCAAAGGTTTGTTCCGCAATGCGGCCGAAAGGCGCGATGATGCGGCCGCTGTCTGATGTAATTGTTCTTATGCCGCCGGTGGCGATTGATTTGGATACATTGCAAAAATTATTGGATATCGTTTACGATACAATCAAAAATGATTTGCCGATAATTATTAAAAATGTTTAG
- a CDS encoding protein-L-isoaspartate(D-aspartate) O-methyltransferase, whose protein sequence is MQQENEKDKLAAERQLMVRNHLKKRDITDPAVLNAMADVPREKFIPAEHLKQAYDDGPLSIGHDQTISQPYIVALMTQELKVDKNCDVLEIGTGSGYQTAIIAKLAKDVFTIERIEPLSIKARRILTDLNITNVKFHIGDGTCGWPEDKKFDRIIITAAAAKMPRPLLEQLKTGGLAVMPMGAEYVQELIVMEKTDDGLKIKSVCGCRFVRLIGKFGCAE, encoded by the coding sequence ATGCAGCAGGAAAATGAAAAGGACAAACTCGCCGCCGAAAGGCAATTAATGGTTCGGAACCATTTGAAAAAACGGGACATTACCGACCCGGCCGTACTCAATGCCATGGCCGATGTGCCGAGGGAAAAATTCATACCTGCCGAGCATCTCAAGCAGGCTTATGATGACGGACCGTTGTCAATCGGCCATGACCAGACAATAAGCCAGCCGTATATTGTCGCTTTGATGACACAGGAATTGAAGGTCGATAAAAACTGCGATGTTCTCGAAATCGGCACAGGCAGCGGCTACCAGACGGCGATAATCGCAAAACTTGCCAAAGATGTCTTCACAATCGAAAGAATAGAACCTCTTTCCATAAAAGCCCGGCGAATTTTGACGGATTTGAATATTACAAATGTAAAATTTCATATCGGCGACGGAACATGCGGCTGGCCTGAAGACAAAAAATTTGATAGAATCATAATTACCGCAGCCGCCGCCAAAATGCCGCGGCCGCTACTCGAACAATTAAAAACAGGCGGCCTCGCCGTTATGCCAATGGGCGCCGAATATGTACAGGAACTTATAGTAATGGAAAAGACAGACGACGGCTTGAAAATAAAATCCGTCTGCGGCTGCAGATTTGTAAGACTCATAGGAAAGTTTGGCTGCGCAGAATAA
- the bioD gene encoding dethiobiotin synthase translates to MSNDTTNKKRTPTKQINEPPPQGWGLNKGRGLFITGTDTGVGKTLISGAIAKILSQDGKKAGVFKPVATGCRKTEAGLVSEDAEFLKRCTDTELSLDIINPVKFAKPAAPFSCEKAENRKVDFVKMAVAYSQICSKADYIIVEGIGGIRVPVTDKIDVLAMAKAFNLPIVIVARPGLGTINHTLLTIDAVRSSGLPLAGVVISGYDMAKADFAEQSAPACIAKVGKTQILAVVPYDNQTNIEKGIIGNIVMDSLNKVDWSKIIEDLNI, encoded by the coding sequence ATGTCGAACGACACAACAAATAAAAAACGAACCCCCACTAAACAAATAAACGAACCCCCACCGCAGGGGTGGGGGCTAAACAAAGGCCGGGGGTTGTTCATTACCGGTACCGATACGGGCGTGGGCAAGACACTGATTTCCGGGGCGATTGCGAAGATACTTTCGCAGGATGGCAAAAAAGCCGGTGTATTTAAACCTGTCGCAACAGGATGCAGGAAAACCGAAGCAGGTCTTGTAAGCGAAGATGCCGAGTTTTTAAAGCGTTGTACAGACACAGAATTGAGTCTTGATATAATCAATCCGGTTAAATTCGCCAAACCGGCGGCCCCGTTTTCCTGCGAAAAGGCGGAGAACAGAAAAGTAGATTTTGTAAAAATGGCTGTCGCTTATAGTCAAATTTGCTCGAAAGCCGACTACATTATTGTAGAAGGTATCGGCGGAATCCGGGTGCCTGTAACCGATAAAATTGACGTACTGGCGATGGCAAAGGCATTTAATCTGCCCATAGTTATTGTCGCAAGGCCGGGACTGGGCACGATAAATCATACGCTTTTAACGATAGATGCCGTAAGAAGTTCCGGTTTGCCGCTTGCCGGAGTGGTAATAAGCGGTTATGATATGGCAAAGGCGGATTTTGCCGAGCAAAGTGCACCGGCTTGTATCGCTAAAGTCGGCAAAACACAAATCCTTGCTGTTGTGCCTTACGATAATCAAACGAACATCGAAAAAGGCATTATCGGTAATATTGTTATGGACAGTCTAAATAAAGTTGACTGGTCAAAAATTATTGAAGATTTAAATATATGA
- the recG gene encoding ATP-dependent DNA helicase RecG: MCKTHRKVWLRRINMTEKTSNNISLDMPVQFLKGVGPARAQTFAKLEVKTAADLLEYYPREWYFAPPPVKIEQLKPDHIVTLAGFIESTDWQAWRKPPYFEAYVNDDTGVCRIIWFHGRFLQDKITPGAKIVVWGKTTLYKHQLQLTNPKFIIVEEDEIIADSFSGPVYPATANLSSGQMKKIVHDSLDKLVESVPEFFDAGFLKKANLIGRQKAFKQIHNPLDETQIAEAKRRLKYDELFLMQTALALRRYKVRNFEKAVALKCTDQIDSRIRKRFPFLLTEDQDRVIEEITADLAKTVPMNRLLQGDVGSGKTVVALYAALAAIANKQQAAIMAPTEILAAQHFTSIERYLKNSSVKRVLITGGLTGEKRKEIIDSIKSGDTNIVVGTVALLQEDIKFADLALVVIDEQHKFGVHQRAGLRKDTTPHCLVMTATPIPRTLAMTVFGDLDISIIKHSPPGRGEVITRYIQPKDLPKAYEFIRERLKAKKQVFFVYPRIVDSENGDVKAAIAEYENLSKKIFPEFKVGLLHGQMSGADKQKIMDDFRKGKIHCLVSTVLIEVGIDVPNATIMVIEEADRFGLAQLHQLRGRIARSSSKSYCLLVAQTENETAKSRLEIMERSNDGFEIAEHDLKLRGPGELLSARQHGLPDLKIANIIDDSDLLVMARKDAFELVEKDPMLTSAGHKNIRTELIRKFSGSLTLVDVA; encoded by the coding sequence ATTTGTAAGACTCATAGGAAAGTTTGGCTGCGCAGAATAAATATGACAGAAAAAACTTCGAATAATATCAGCCTTGATATGCCCGTACAGTTTTTAAAGGGCGTCGGCCCCGCAAGGGCCCAAACCTTTGCTAAACTGGAGGTCAAAACCGCTGCCGACCTGCTCGAATATTACCCGAGAGAATGGTACTTTGCCCCGCCTCCGGTCAAAATAGAGCAGCTTAAACCTGACCATATCGTTACCCTGGCCGGTTTCATCGAAAGCACCGACTGGCAGGCATGGCGGAAGCCGCCGTATTTCGAGGCCTACGTCAATGACGATACCGGCGTATGCAGGATTATCTGGTTCCACGGCAGATTTCTGCAGGACAAAATTACACCCGGCGCAAAAATTGTAGTCTGGGGCAAAACCACGCTTTACAAGCACCAGCTTCAGCTTACAAATCCGAAATTTATAATCGTCGAAGAAGACGAAATAATCGCCGATAGTTTCAGCGGCCCGGTTTATCCGGCAACGGCAAATCTTTCCAGCGGTCAGATGAAAAAAATAGTTCACGATTCGCTCGACAAGCTCGTTGAATCGGTGCCGGAATTTTTCGACGCCGGCTTTCTGAAAAAAGCGAATCTCATCGGCCGCCAAAAAGCCTTTAAACAAATACATAATCCCCTGGACGAAACGCAGATTGCCGAGGCCAAACGCAGATTAAAATACGATGAATTATTTTTAATGCAGACCGCTCTTGCGCTGCGACGCTATAAAGTCAGGAATTTCGAAAAAGCCGTTGCCCTGAAATGCACCGACCAAATCGACAGCAGGATAAGAAAAAGATTTCCCTTCCTGCTTACCGAAGACCAGGACAGGGTAATTGAAGAAATCACCGCCGATTTGGCAAAAACCGTCCCCATGAACCGTCTCCTGCAGGGCGATGTCGGCAGCGGAAAAACCGTTGTCGCTCTTTATGCCGCCCTGGCCGCTATCGCCAATAAACAGCAGGCCGCGATAATGGCACCTACGGAAATCCTTGCTGCGCAACACTTTACGAGTATTGAGCGATACCTGAAAAACAGCAGTGTAAAAAGAGTCCTTATTACCGGCGGCCTCACAGGTGAAAAAAGAAAAGAAATTATTGATAGTATAAAATCAGGCGATACCAATATTGTCGTCGGCACTGTCGCACTTTTGCAGGAAGATATTAAATTTGCCGACCTTGCCCTTGTAGTAATCGATGAGCAGCATAAATTCGGCGTCCATCAGCGGGCCGGCCTGCGAAAAGATACGACCCCCCACTGTCTTGTCATGACGGCAACTCCGATACCGAGAACGCTTGCGATGACGGTCTTCGGCGATTTGGATATATCGATAATAAAACACTCTCCGCCCGGCAGAGGCGAGGTAATCACAAGATACATCCAGCCGAAAGATTTGCCCAAGGCCTACGAATTTATTCGTGAAAGACTCAAGGCGAAAAAGCAGGTCTTCTTTGTCTATCCGAGAATCGTTGACAGCGAAAATGGCGATGTCAAAGCCGCCATTGCCGAATATGAAAACCTCAGCAAGAAAATCTTTCCGGAATTCAAGGTAGGTCTTCTGCACGGCCAGATGTCCGGCGCAGACAAACAGAAAATAATGGATGATTTCCGCAAGGGTAAAATCCACTGCCTCGTCTCAACGGTTCTGATAGAAGTCGGCATTGATGTCCCGAACGCGACAATAATGGTTATCGAGGAGGCCGACAGGTTTGGCCTTGCGCAACTGCATCAGCTTCGCGGCCGGATAGCGAGAAGCTCGTCGAAATCATACTGCCTGCTGGTTGCCCAGACCGAAAACGAAACAGCGAAAAGCAGGCTTGAAATAATGGAACGCAGCAATGACGGTTTTGAAATCGCCGAGCACGATTTGAAGCTTCGCGGGCCGGGTGAGCTTTTGAGCGCACGTCAGCACGGCCTGCCCGACCTGAAAATCGCGAATATAATCGACGATTCCGATCTGTTGGTTATGGCAAGAAAAGATGCTTTTGAGCTTGTCGAAAAGGACCCGATGCTCACATCGGCCGGACATAAGAATATTCGCACCGAACTTATCCGCAAATTCAGCGGAAGCCTGACGCTGGTCGATGTGGCCTGA
- the gatC gene encoding Asp-tRNA(Asn)/Glu-tRNA(Gln) amidotransferase subunit GatC, with translation MAQKKIDIEQVRRVAKLSRLDLSETEITQFTGQLSAILEYVEKLNQLDTSKVEPLAHCLPINNCLREDIVKQSLGTEKTLANAPDKDEQFFIVPKILEGDSSL, from the coding sequence ATGGCTCAGAAAAAAATCGATATCGAACAGGTAAGACGGGTAGCCAAATTGAGCAGGCTGGATTTGAGCGAGACTGAAATTACCCAGTTTACAGGTCAACTTAGCGCTATCCTCGAATATGTGGAAAAACTTAATCAACTGGACACGAGCAAAGTCGAGCCGCTGGCACATTGTCTGCCGATTAATAACTGCCTCAGAGAAGACATAGTAAAACAATCATTAGGAACTGAAAAAACTCTTGCCAATGCTCCGGATAAAGATGAGCAGTTTTTCATTGTTCCCAAAATACTGGAAGGAGATTCAAGCCTATGA
- a CDS encoding prolyl oligopeptidase family serine peptidase: MNKSKQQEKVFKVQISLKYLLYLPDGYDKKGRPLPLIVFLHGAGERGNDLKKVKVWGIPKMLEKKTDFPFIVVSPQCPEGAWWTEYAESLKALIDHIKTEYNVDASRVYLTGLSMGGFGTWYMAERYPQEFAAIAPVCGGGDLFLAKRITIPVWAFHGAKDDVVPLQRSQEMVDAIKAAGNNDVKFTIYPEVGHGCWEETYANDELYKWFLSHKK; encoded by the coding sequence ATGAATAAATCAAAGCAGCAGGAAAAAGTTTTTAAAGTACAGATAAGTTTGAAATATTTGTTATATCTGCCAGATGGTTATGACAAAAAAGGCCGGCCATTGCCTTTGATTGTATTTCTTCACGGGGCAGGCGAACGCGGAAATGACTTAAAAAAAGTAAAAGTGTGGGGCATTCCGAAGATGCTGGAGAAGAAAACAGATTTTCCGTTTATTGTCGTTTCGCCGCAGTGCCCTGAAGGTGCGTGGTGGACGGAATATGCTGAATCTTTAAAAGCGCTGATTGACCATATAAAAACTGAATATAATGTCGACGCTTCGAGAGTTTATCTGACCGGACTGAGTATGGGCGGTTTCGGTACATGGTATATGGCTGAAAGGTATCCGCAGGAATTTGCCGCAATAGCGCCGGTATGTGGAGGCGGTGATTTGTTTTTGGCAAAACGGATAACTATTCCTGTATGGGCTTTTCATGGTGCAAAGGATGATGTTGTGCCCCTGCAAAGGTCGCAGGAAATGGTTGATGCAATTAAAGCGGCGGGCAACAATGACGTGAAATTTACCATTTATCCGGAAGTTGGGCATGGCTGCTGGGAGGAAACTTATGCAAATGATGAATTATACAAATGGTTTTTGAGTCATAAAAAATAG
- a CDS encoding glycoside hydrolase family 28 protein, with product MVNICDFGAFGDGTTNNTEAFSKAIEKCSKDKGGKIIVPSGKYLTGPIYLKSDIDLHIEQDALILFSDNFNDYPPVKSRWEGVECFGYSPCVYGENLENVSITGPGIIDGRGSTWWKEFKKRKQGSKEPSSTRDKEFVKLNSDIDLSDCGGGGINSFFFRPPLIQFNNCSNVLLDGFTARNSPFWNTHILYCKNVVIKNTTFQNPDDGCNGDGLDIDSCNGVRIFDCNFDVNDDCLCFKSGIGKDGMRVNKPCENVAVKNCKMLRGHGSVVMGSETAAGIKNIEISDCVFNGTDRGIRLKSRRGRAGTVENITLNNITMNGVGCPIVMNLYYECGAKPEEIQALSDRNPRPVTKTTPCLRNVKIINVTANNAQTAAAVFLGLPESPIENVLFENVKITMAKDCKPGRPAMAFGMEEMQGQGLIADCVKSFTQRNTHIQ from the coding sequence ATGGTAAATATTTGTGATTTCGGCGCCTTCGGAGATGGAACAACCAATAACACAGAAGCTTTCTCTAAGGCTATTGAGAAATGCTCGAAAGATAAGGGCGGAAAAATAATCGTTCCTTCTGGAAAATATCTGACAGGCCCGATTTATTTAAAAAGCGATATAGACCTGCACATCGAGCAGGATGCTCTGATATTATTCAGCGATAATTTCAACGATTACCCCCCTGTTAAATCGAGATGGGAAGGCGTTGAATGTTTCGGATACTCGCCCTGCGTCTACGGCGAAAATCTGGAAAATGTTTCCATTACAGGGCCTGGAATAATTGACGGCCGAGGCTCGACCTGGTGGAAGGAATTTAAAAAACGCAAACAGGGATCTAAGGAACCCTCTTCCACCCGTGACAAAGAATTCGTAAAACTTAACAGCGATATCGACCTTTCCGATTGCGGCGGAGGCGGCATCAATTCCTTCTTTTTCAGACCGCCGTTAATACAGTTTAATAATTGCTCGAATGTGCTGCTCGATGGCTTTACGGCCCGCAATTCTCCTTTTTGGAATACACACATTCTTTACTGCAAAAATGTTGTAATAAAAAACACAACATTTCAAAATCCCGATGACGGCTGCAATGGCGACGGCCTTGATATTGACTCCTGTAACGGCGTCCGGATTTTTGACTGTAATTTCGATGTAAACGATGACTGCCTTTGTTTTAAATCCGGCATTGGCAAAGACGGAATGCGAGTAAACAAACCCTGCGAAAACGTTGCCGTAAAGAACTGTAAAATGCTGCGCGGCCACGGCAGTGTCGTTATGGGTTCTGAAACTGCCGCCGGCATTAAAAATATAGAAATCTCGGATTGTGTTTTCAACGGCACTGACCGCGGCATCAGGCTCAAATCCCGCCGCGGAAGAGCCGGAACAGTGGAAAATATTACGCTTAACAACATCACTATGAATGGCGTGGGCTGCCCGATAGTTATGAATTTATATTATGAATGCGGCGCAAAGCCCGAAGAAATCCAGGCTCTTTCAGACCGCAATCCGAGACCTGTAACAAAAACCACACCTTGCCTTAGAAACGTAAAAATAATAAATGTTACCGCCAATAATGCTCAAACCGCGGCAGCCGTCTTTTTGGGCCTGCCCGAAAGTCCCATTGAAAATGTATTGTTTGAAAATGTAAAAATAACAATGGCCAAAGACTGTAAACCCGGCCGTCCTGCTATGGCCTTTGGAATGGAAGAAATGCAGGGTCAGGGACTCATTGCCGACTGCGTGAAAAGCTTTACCCAGCGAAATACCCACATACAATAA